A stretch of DNA from Campylobacter gracilis:
TCGGCTTTGGATATTTTCGGCGCTAGCTTTTTAGCTCAAACCCCGTCCGCCGCGCTAAATTTGAACCCGCGCGCCGGGAACGATAAACGCGCAAAAACGCCGACGCGCACGGAGGTCAAAGCCCCAAATTTTCTATCAAATTTCGCTTTTAGGTAGCGGTAAATTTAAACGCTCGCCGAGGCAATCGCGTAAATTTGATTATCCGTGGATAAATTTAAGAGGCGAGGGCTTGCAAAATTTGCCTAATCCTGCAAGCCCATCAAATTCGAGCTACTACGCAAACTCTTTTGGATGATAAATTTGCACGCCCTTGCCGTCCGTTTGAGCGGCGGCGATGACGGTGGCGCGCGATTTTGCGCGCTCATCGGGCGGTAGTTCGCTAAGATGCCCCTCGGCAAAAGCCCGAACAACCAGATCGTAAAGAGCTCGCTGAGGCGCAGCTCGTTACGTTCGCTTTTTATCGCGGGCAACCTGGCAATTTGCAGGTTTTCATAGCCCAGCGCGCCGATCTTTTTCTCGGCCTTGCCCTTTGCCCTCATGTAGAAAAATCTCGACCGTTCGTCCGCGCCGTAGGCGGAGATGAGCACGAAGCGGCGAGTGCCCGCGGCGATGCCCCATTTTGCGGTGTTTACGGGGTAGCTCACGTCCACTTTGTAAAACTGCCTGCGGCTGCCGGCTTGCTTCATCGTCGTGCCAAGCGCGCAGAAAATCTCGTCTACGCCTCGCGGCTCTATCTCTTTGATTTTGTCGAAATTTACGATCTGCACCTCAAGCTTTTCGTGGCTAAATTTCAGCTCTCTGCGCGCCCAAACGACGAGTTTATCGTAGTTTTGGCTTTCGCAAGGCCCTCGCACGATCTCGCGCCCGACCGCTCCCGTAGCGCCCACGACCAAAGCCGTTTTCCCATTTTTGCTCCTTTGATTAAATTTTTATAGACGGCAGATACCGCGAATAACCGAATCAGCTCGGTATTAATGCCCTAAATTTACGTCTTAGCCTGCTGAGCAAGCCTAAGTCCTGGCGCGCTTGGATTAAATTCTTTCGCGGCGCGCAAATTTGGCAGGCTTAAAATTTCACCCGCTATTTTCTGTGGATCTTATAGCCCTTGCCGCTTTTTGTTTTTAGCAGCGAAATTTTTCCGTCTTTCGAAACGTAGTAGCCGCCCTTAACTTTGCTTAAAATTTCGCTCTGCGGCAAGCTCGCCCAAAAAATTTCTACCCTACTTTTATCCGCGGAAAATATCCCGTAGATCGCAAGCGCAGTGTTATCGGGGTCGTCCAGCTTCATGTCAGCGACATCGAAAACCTGCACGCAGCTATTCTTGATCTTTGAAAAGCTCTGCCCCGCGGCGATTAAGCAGCCGTACTCGTCCGTGCCGCCGCCTACCATCGGCGTCTGCACTGCGGGCACCTTGCAGACGCCCTCACTCGTGCCGCAGTCCGCAGCCGCGCCTTCGCTTCTCTTATCCGCTTCCTTGCCTATCTTTGCATCGTGCGCCGCGCAGCCGCACAAAAGCAGCGCGGCAAAGGCCGCGGTTAAAATTTTGCCTCTCATCTTTACTCCTTTAAATAAATTTTATCTGCACTCAAAGCTACTCGCGCTATTTTCGTCGCCGCCCACGTAGATAGCCACTTTTGGATACGCGCAAATAGGGATCTGCTTACCGGCGCGGCTCGTGCTTTTGCCTAGCAGGCTAGATGGAGCCGTTCCCTGCTCGCACCACGCTTCAAGCGCGCTTAGCGGATCGACGTCATCGATGCCGTTGCCGCCGCCGCAGTGATTCATCCCAGGCAAGGCAAAGAATCGCGCAAATTCGTCCGCATTCGCGTTCGTTTCCACTAGTTTTTTGAACCAATCGCGCTGATTCATCGCCGAAAATACGGGATCGGAGACGCCCGTTACGATGATGAGTTTGCCGCCGTTAGCGCGGAAGCTATCAAGCTTGGTTGAAATCGCATCGTTTATCGCCGCGGTCTCGAACGTTCGCTCTACGTCCTTATCAAAATCAAAGCTCATCAGATCAAACTCCGGT
This window harbors:
- a CDS encoding NAD(P)H-binding protein, which produces MGATGAVGREIVRGPCESQNYDKLVVWARRELKFSHEKLEVQIVNFDKIKEIEPRGVDEIFCALGTTMKQAGSRRQFYKVDVSYPVNTAKWGIAAGTRRFVLISAYGADERSRFFYMRAKGKAEKKIGALGYENLQIARLPAIKSERNELRLSELFTIWLFGLLPRGILANYRPMSAQNRAPPSSPPLKRTARACKFIIQKSLRSSSNLMGLQD